The Ipomoea triloba cultivar NCNSP0323 chromosome 4, ASM357664v1 DNA segment CATGGGAGCGCATGCGGAGGAAGATGGAGAGCGGGGTGAGGGAGGGATTTGTTGGTTGGACATGGGCACGAATGAGAGTGTTCCAGACGAAGGATTCAAGCGTTGGATAGCAGAGATTGAGAGTGGGGTGCGTTATCGATATCGCCCTGCCACCGCTTAATACTTGCATTTCCTGTTTTCCGGTGGCGGGAAGTGGCAATCAACTAACTCTCCCGCCGCGAAACCGGGGCAGGGCTCAACCCGAcagttatacacttataccaTAGACCCGAATACACCAGTCAaactatacaatttatatactgaatgttcacaatttaaattcaGTAcgtaattgtgaacatttagtatatagagttgtgaacattcaatatataaattacaaacattcaatatataaattgtgaatatttaatatataaattgtgtatttttagacTCAATTCGACCTTGCAAAGTAGATTCGAATCTATAAAATGATTTGGATAAATTATTGTactatgtgaaattgtgaaccataaatataaggtacatttttaataatacattatttttgtactgaaaatatattattcgacactatatataaaataatatacttttgtatataaaaaatgtacattttacggGATCAtgatccatgtaataatgattcaATAATTTGCCTGCTCAACCGCCACGGGCCCATTTTGTCCAAATATACGAACAAAACGAAACATAGAGCCCAGCTTATAGCCCAATAGGATTAAATGGGCTTCCCAAATAACTAATCGGCCGCCATCCCGCCCCGTAATGGCCCTCACGCCGTCGCAGAGAAATTGAACTACGATGGAAGCAGACATCTCCGGCGAGTTCCCTTGCTCTTCGATCGCCGTTGATTCCGTTCTCCGTATCGGTACAGTATGTTTTTCTTCACTCAATTTCTCTTTCTATATATCTCCGCATGTATTTATCATTCAAACAGTGAACTTATCGCAGGCTGGCTTGATCTGGGGCGGTTTGACTGGCCCTCTCGAAGCCGACAAACAAGGCGAGCACCTTAAATATTTACTTCAGATTTAGTTACTTAGTATTTGTTTGTCATTCATTCAGATTCATAATTCATTGTCTAAACTTCCACAGGTCTCACTGGTCTTGCTCGTGCGCCGTTCATCGTAAGTTCTTCATTTACTTCTCTCAAACACTTCTTTGAATGCTATACTGTCTTCTGTGTTCTGAATTCTGATTCTTCCAAATGTGctcccattttcatttttcttcaaatacAGGCTAGATCAATCGGCCGGTTGGGCTTTCAATGgggtaagaaaaaaaaaataatcttgtTTTCTGTGTACTGACAATGCATGTTTTTGAGTTCTGAATTCATTCTTCTGTATATTTTAGTAGAAAAAGTTTGATTCTTTGAGCGTCTGAGTTTATAATTATAACTTTGTTGAATCGTTTTTCTAAGGGGAAATTTCTTGGTTCCAGTAGGATAgtaatgaactttttttttttttttttttgaaaagatagTAATGAACttctttcttcaaaaatatgaacttctgGCTGGTTGCATAAGAAAGGATTTCGCTAGCCTGCTTTGCCTTCTTGATGACACTAGTATTTTAACCTTGAAAGGAATGAGAAAGAAATAATCTTTTGTATAAAAACTAAGCAATTCTCGAGTTTGGGGGCATGGAGGACTGAGCGCTCACAATGGCTAAACGAGTCTAATGGTTATGAACTTAGCCTTCCTGACACCTTGAGAGGAATgagaaaataataatctttTGTATAAAAACTAATGAATTCTCGAGTTTGGAGCACTGAGTGCTCACAATGGCTAAACGAGTCTAGTGGTTATGAACTTAGCCTATCCTGACTTCCATATCCTCATTTTCAGAACTTCTTCtcattattgtttttaatgttTATCTTTATGCACTTTGGGTTCTTGTCTTCAGGACTCTTTGCTGCAgttttctcattcacccattgtGGTGTCCAAAGATACAGGAGGAAAGCTGATTTGGTTTGTTCATTTTCACTTTCACTTTGACCTTTTTAGGTCTCTTTGCTACTTTTTACTTGGTTTTTAAGTCGCAATTCACCTGACTAATTACAGTATGATATTTATGAATATTCACTTTCATGTTTTCTGCTGCACAAGCCTTAGTCATTCGTTACCATGATTTCATGTGTTGCAAATCTGCACGATGATGTGACCTGACAAGTATTATGCTGCCACGGTGTTTCCTCTAAGGCTGAGATAGGACACTATCAATGGTTTATCAATGAAGTTTATGCGCTTCTGTTTTCTTTGCAGGTTAATGTTTTGACAGCAAGCGTCGTAGCAGGCACAGTGATTGGTGGTACGCGACAGTGGAAGCAGGTTGCCGGAATAACAGGTCTTGTATGTCTCTTATATGGCGCTAACGACGGCTCCAGATCAATCTAGAaagcatttggggaagaagtgAATGAGTAGGCCAAGGGACTGACTTCCAGCTTGATTCATCTCCTGCCACAGAAGTTATACATTCACATTATCATTGTGATTACTTGGTTTTGTGATCTTCTCACTTATAGTTCATAGTTTGAACCTCAACTAGAGTCTTTTCAAGTTTCTAGGAGTAAAACTATTGCTGCATTGTAGAATCAATGCTTACATCTTCATAAGAGAGATAGAAAAATTGTCTTTTGAACAAAGAATATTGCATACATGACATTCTTAACATTCGAGATTCAACTTGTGTTATGTAAGTTTGACTTTTATTAAAGTGATCTTGTTGCCGCATTAGCAACCTACCTACCAATTGTCCAAACATCTGGTTAACTATAAACAACTTATCATTTTCGTTTTGCCCAACCTcgcaaaattatattattataaattatgtcAATTTAGCTTCAAGATTTATCTCTAAATTAGTATTATTGAACTTCATCCTATGATTGGATGAGATTTTTCACCTACTAATAATGATCTAAAAAGATtctatttttatcattatccaAACAAAAAAGTTGTGGAAGGAGGGATGGGCTAAGCCCATACGTCACTTGTCATTATTATCTGAATTTCGCTACGAACCAAAAGTCCAAAACCGAGCTTCCTCATTTCACTCCACCGTTGCACGCCATGAATGATAATATTATCAACTTCTCCAAATCTCTTCCTCACACCGTCTTCTTATAACAAGCATTATACACAGATCTGGCACGCTGGGCATATATGTTGAGCCCCGTTTCTTAGCAAAATTTtggttcttttcttctttttttcttggcAAAAGATGGCTTTTGAATATCAAGAGGTTTGTCGTCTATATAGCCCTTGCACGTTTGATCATGGTTACATGTTATTATATCCACGTCTGGGAATGATGTTGAATGGTTAAAATTATTGTCAGGGATACATAAGGAATTCAAGAGGGGTGCAGCTTTTTACTTGCAGATGGCTGCCCTTTTCTTCTCCAAAGGCTCTTGTTTTCCTTTGCCatggtctctctctctctctctctcctctctttgttttgttttatgatttttttttctggttTTCAATAGAGATTGATTAAAGAGGTTTCAGGGTATGGCATGGAATGCAGTGATTTCATGAGAGGTAATAAATGTTTGTTCCCTCCAATCTTACttgttttcacttttttttttttttttttttttggttttttaatattcttttggaGGCTGTCATCAATGCAGGGTGTGATGCCTCTATCTGCTGTTTCTTTCAGTCTTTTTGCCCTTCCCAAACTATTCTAATTATGCCACTGCAATTCTAGAAAACCAACCAATTGAGCAAAGTGAATCCTCTTGTTTTCAGACAATATAATGAACCTTGTTGAGGTTGTTTCTTTTGGTCCCTCAAAAAGATTCTTCCTTTTCCAGCATTAATTCAAGAATGGATATCCCAATCTTACTAtttagacaaaaataaaaaataaaaaatattgttcGATCAATTTTTGGTTGAAAGATGAGTTCCCATTAGCATTTTAACCAAGGACCCAGAAATTTCAATGACCTTAGCTGGAAAGTGCAGGGCAATATCCTAATCTCTTGCTCCCTTATCCTCAACTTTAAGTAACTTCACACCATACCAGTTGAACTTGcagttttatattattatttttttgtttcccCTTTCTTTGATTTACGGGAAAGCTCACGACCAAATATGTGCTCAGGATGAAGCTCGTCTTGTGCCCCTAATTGGCAAAGGATCACAACGAGTTAAACCAATCTAAGTTGTCCAttgttgaccggctcaaaccaaaacGGCCAATAGACCCCTCCGAGGGgtcgaacttg contains these protein-coding regions:
- the LOC116015411 gene encoding outer envelope pore protein 16-4, chloroplastic isoform X2 — encoded protein: MEADISGEFPCSSIAVDSVLRIGTAGLIWGGLTGPLEADKQGLTGLARAPFIARSIGRLGFQWGLFAAVFSFTHCGVQRYRRKADLVNVLTASVVAGTVIGGTRQWKQVAGITGLVCLLYGANDGSRSI
- the LOC116015411 gene encoding outer envelope pore protein 16-4, chloroplastic isoform X1, producing the protein MEADISGEFPCSSIAVDSVLRIVNLSQAGLIWGGLTGPLEADKQGLTGLARAPFIARSIGRLGFQWGLFAAVFSFTHCGVQRYRRKADLVNVLTASVVAGTVIGGTRQWKQVAGITGLVCLLYGANDGSRSI
- the LOC116015411 gene encoding outer envelope pore protein 16-4, chloroplastic isoform X3, whose protein sequence is MNLSQAGLIWGGLTGPLEADKQGLTGLARAPFIARSIGRLGFQWGLFAAVFSFTHCGVQRYRRKADLVNVLTASVVAGTVIGGTRQWKQVAGITGLVCLLYGANDGSRSI